The following proteins are encoded in a genomic region of Iodidimonas sp. SYSU 1G8:
- a CDS encoding efflux RND transporter periplasmic adaptor subunit has translation MFLDLIDRHGHHAFSSRRTQTLEGFMRTYRSPLHKRLLTGILGAALLAACGDAEPEAEVARSAMTVTTAPVQSRPVTREITVMGTVVAWEEMPLGAEVSGLAITDVLVDEGDAVKRGQLLLKLNDTTLRAQLAQQEATIASARASLTEAQANLRRAEDLLPKGHISGQTADARRAAADTAAAQLALAEASRAETAARLAQTRIVAPDDGYVSARSAVIGQIVSSGTELFRIVRQGRLELDAEVPEAALASVRPGQIATVSAGGVAPTSGTVRDVAPSVDTRSRLGVAHIALPPDSGFRPGMFAQASIALDRDDALVVPQSSVIYRDGGAGVFVVGPDMTVRFTQVTTGDRAGAFVEIPKGVKAGDQVALRGAGFLEDGDQVTVARQPETAHPLAGTEPRSK, from the coding sequence GTGTTTCTCGATTTGATCGACCGCCACGGTCACCACGCGTTCTCGTCGCGCCGTACCCAGACCCTTGAAGGCTTCATGCGTACTTATCGCTCTCCTCTGCACAAAAGGCTGCTGACGGGCATCCTGGGCGCCGCGTTGCTGGCGGCCTGCGGCGATGCCGAACCCGAGGCCGAGGTCGCGCGGTCGGCCATGACCGTGACCACCGCGCCGGTCCAGTCCAGACCCGTCACCCGTGAGATCACGGTGATGGGCACCGTGGTGGCTTGGGAGGAAATGCCTCTGGGCGCGGAAGTCAGCGGACTGGCGATCACCGACGTGCTGGTCGACGAGGGCGACGCGGTGAAACGCGGACAGCTGCTGCTCAAGCTCAACGATACGACCCTGCGCGCGCAGCTTGCCCAGCAGGAGGCCACCATCGCGTCGGCCAGGGCCAGCCTGACGGAAGCACAGGCCAATCTCCGCCGTGCCGAGGACCTGCTGCCCAAGGGGCATATCAGCGGACAAACCGCCGATGCGCGCCGGGCGGCGGCCGATACCGCCGCGGCGCAGCTGGCGCTGGCCGAGGCGTCTCGGGCGGAAACGGCCGCCCGTCTCGCACAGACACGGATCGTCGCGCCGGACGATGGCTATGTGTCGGCACGCAGCGCCGTGATCGGTCAGATCGTGTCATCGGGCACCGAACTGTTCAGGATCGTCCGTCAGGGCCGCCTCGAACTGGACGCCGAGGTGCCGGAGGCAGCGCTGGCCTCCGTGCGTCCGGGACAGATCGCCACCGTCTCGGCCGGTGGTGTCGCGCCCACCAGCGGTACCGTCCGCGATGTGGCGCCCAGCGTCGATACCCGCTCCAGGCTCGGCGTGGCGCATATCGCCTTGCCGCCGGATTCCGGCTTCCGCCCGGGCATGTTCGCGCAGGCGAGCATTGCTCTCGACCGGGACGACGCACTGGTGGTGCCGCAATCGTCGGTGATCTATCGCGATGGCGGCGCCGGTGTTTTCGTGGTCGGCCCCGACATGACCGTGCGCTTCACCCAGGTCACCACGGGCGATCGCGCGGGGGCGTTCGTCGAGATCCCTAAAGGCGTGAAGGCCGGTGATCAGGTGGCGCTGCGCGGTGCCGGGTTCCTCGAGGACGGCGATCAGGTCACCGTCGCGCGCCAACCGGAGACGGCCCATCCGCTCGCGGGCACGGAGCCCCGCTCCAAATGA